One region of Pan paniscus chromosome 5, NHGRI_mPanPan1-v2.0_pri, whole genome shotgun sequence genomic DNA includes:
- the LOC100982941 gene encoding PHD finger-like domain-containing protein 5A, giving the protein MAKHHPDLIFCRKQAGVAIRRLCEKCDGKCVICDSYVRPCTLVRICDECNYGSYQGRCVICGGPGVSDAYYCKECTIQEKDRDGCPKIVNLGSSKTDLFYERKKYGFKKR; this is encoded by the coding sequence ATGGCTAAACATCATCCTGATTTGATCTTTTGCCGCAAGCAGGCTGGTGTTGCCATCAGAAGACTGTGTGAAAAATGTGATGGCAAGTGTGTGATTTGTGACTCCTATGTGCGTCCCTGCACTCTGGTGCGCATATGTGATGAGTGTAACTATGGATCTTACCAGGGGCGCTGTGTGATCTGTGGAGGACCTGGGGTCTCTGATGCCTATTATTGTAAGGAGTGCACCATCCAGGAGAAGGACAGAGATGGCTGCCCAAAGATTGTCAATCTGGGGAGCTCTAAGACAGACCTCTTCTATGAACGCAAAAAATACGGCTTCAAGAAGAGGTGA